GAACCCCCGCGGCACAGCGTCGCCGGAGTGCCGGGGGGCCCCCCAGCCCAGGGGGCTGGCATTCGCTCTCGCGCATCCTTTGATGCTAAGAGGCCCCCTCATTTTTCACCTTTGCTGGACGTGAAATAAAACCGTAAGTGCTAAGCAAACCCGAAAGCCAAGCAAACACGTGGCCCCAAATGCAAACCAGCTGTTTCCTCCGGCACGAACCGGAGGGAAAACAGGCTAGGCTGGGCCTCCTGAAGGCCGGGGCCTCCACCTGCCCCGAGCCGGCTCTCCAGTCCCTTCGGGGCCAGTTCAGGGATCTGGGGGACCATGCGGACCTGGCACCGTTTCTGGCGGGCACACCGGAACCCAGCCCGGAGAGGGGTGCCTCTTTGTCCATCGGTCCCCTCAATTCCAGATCCTCCCCCTTCCTGATTTAGGCCCAGTGAGAAGTGAGGCTCGTGGGAGGACAGCCTTGGcctctagatcagtggttctcccTCTGGGTGTTGTGGCCCCAGGGCACGTGCGGCAGAGTCTCGgagacagttttggttgtcacactGGTATCCCGTGGCTTGGGgtcagggatgctgttaaacgtCCCGAAGGGCGCTGGCCGCCCCGCCTCCCCGTGACGTAGAACGATCCGGCCCTAAATGCCGGTGGCGCTGGACCCGAGGGAGCCCGGTGTAGATCAGAGGGGGCAGGGGTCTACACCGCAGCCTCGCTGGGATGGAGCTGACTCTGCCCcagaggctgaggggaggggcCTGTGGGTACCAGAGTTGTGTgatcctgcctctccccctccagaTCCCATGTTGCATTACCTGGGCTTTCTCCCCGTCGTCGACGGCGACTTCCTCCCCGATGACCCCGTCAACCTGTACGTCAACACGGCCGACATCGACTACCTAGCAGGTACCAACAACATGGACGGCCACGTCTTTGCCAGCATCGACATGCCAGCCATCAACAAGCAGAAACAGGAGGTCACCGAGTAAGCAGTGGGTGTGGGGCCCCCGGGGGGCAGTGCCCAGGGGCCGCCGAGGGAGGCATCAGCAGAGATCAGCGCCGAGCCCAgtagtgggggcgggggggggggagcagtccGTGGGGGCACAGATACCCTCCCACCGGCACCGGGTGGCGGTCCAGTGCTGGTGTGGTCCCCGCAGCGAGGATTTCTACAAGCTGGTCAGCGGGCTCACCATCACCAAGGGGCTCAGGGGAGCCAACACCACCTTTGACATCTACACCGAGCCCTGGGCCCTCGACGCGTCCCAGGAGACCAGGAAGAAGACCGTGGTGGACTTCGAGACAGACATCCTCTTCCTGGTGCCCACCAAGATTGCCctggcccagcacagagccaatgccaAGTGAGGACCTGGGCAGGGAGGCTCCCTGGGGAGGGCCACCTGGGAATCACGCACCTTCGCCCTGAAGCCTCTCTGCTGGGTGGCTCACGGGTGTCTGTGAGGCCTGGGAAGGCCGTGCCTGCACCACCTCTTTGCCCGGACCCGACAAGAACTGAGAGAGCCCCTCCTCGCCTCCCAGCCTCGGGGGGCTTTACCAAACCCTCCCGCGGTCCTCTGCCCAGCACAGTACTGCgtgccctccctcaccccacagTCCTTCCTGCTAAAAAGTTCTTTgagtctcccctgcctccctcatgCTGTGGAGAAGGAAAGATCACGGGGCGGTGAGGATCTCTGTTATGGGTTTCAGCTTTACCAACTTTCAAAGTAACTTAAGACTGTGGccgcataaaaaaaaaaaacaaaaaaaacaaaaaacctccgtAGAATAatagccaatgaaaataaaaaataagtgaggaAGGCttcaaaactaagaaaatattataCCTAGAATCTAGAACCAAAGCTTTGCAGCAATTAAGCGATAAATGTAGCTCCGAGCTTCCTGGCAGTCaaggcaaaaaaggaaaacatccaaGGGCATACACCTTGTCCAGTTACATAAAGATACAAGTTCAcctgcagagaaaaaaagaaatctttcttgaTAGCGAATTACAGGAAGATGCCTCAGTTTGTTTTGTGGAGGTGAATTATAAATACAACCGAAATCGTAGAACCCACGGATCCACGGGTTTGGCCCCCGGCTTTCCCTTCCCCAGGTGTCAGGATTCTTCATGAATCTTGGGGGGACTCCCCAGATCCTTCCCTgctgccccagccccctgcccccaggcctcATCTCTGGGCTGACGCTCCGGGTGAGCCCCTTGCAACTCGGCCggtctcccctcccttcctcaggaGCGCCAAAACCTACACCTACCTGTTTTCGCACCCCTCTCGGATGCCCACCTACCCCAAGTGGGTAGGGGCTGACCACGCCGATGACATCCAGTACGTCTTTGGGAAGCCCTTTGCCACGCCCCTGGGCTACCGGTCCCAGGACAGGACCGTCTCCAAGGCCATGATCGCCTACTGGACCAACTTTGCCAGAAGCGGGTAAGGAAGGCGGGGTCGGGGCTGAGCCCAGGGCCTCCTGCCCCCTTGCCCTGCAGGCCTGGGGTTCCTGCGCCCTCACTTAACCTCCCCGAGCCTCGGTGCCTCTGTCGTGTGTGTGGATAGAGGTACTGCTAGGCCCCCAGACCTGTGCCTCTTGGGGCTCACGCCCAGACAGTGCCCAGGACGTAGGGATGTACACCCTGATGGTGGGGTGGGTGCAGAGGGTAGAGGACTGTCAGGCAAGCCGGGGCCCAGGTGGGCTAGGGACACAGGTCTCCAGACTCCtgtgagcccccaccccccaacccagccTTTCTCCTCCCTGCAGGAACCCCAACATGGGCCACTCAGCTGTGCCCACACACTGGGACCCCTACACTGTGGAAAGTGACAACTACCTGGAGATCAACAGGAAGATTGATGGCAGCTCCATGAAGCAGCACCTGAGGACGAATTACCTGCGCTACTGGACCCTGACCTACCAGGCGCTGCCCACGATGACCGGAGACGGGGCCCCCCCGGCACCCCCCTCCGGGGACTCGGATGCCGCCCCCGCGCCCCCTTCGGGCGACTCTGACACCGCCCCCGCGCCCCCCTCCGGGGACTCCGATGCGGCCCCCGCGCCCCCCTCCGGGGACTCGGATGCGGCCCCCGCGCCCCCCTCCGGGGACTCTGATGCCGCCCCCGCGCCCCCTTCGGGCGACTCTGACACCGCCCCCGCGCCCCCCTCCGGGGACTCCGATGCCGCCCCCGCGCCCCCCTCCGGGGACTCTGAAGGGGTTCAAATGCCTGCAGTCACTGGCTTCTAATGTCTTCGGCCCCGAGAAGCCGTAGGGTGAGACCCCGGCGGCCCACTCCCCTCCAGAGCTCTTCCTGAATAAAGCCTCATCCCTCTCTGGTTATCTTCCTTTGCTCTCTTGGTCCCCACTGCAGGACACAGGGCTCTCAGTTATGTGGtagccccaggctctgggcccaCCGCGTTTCCCCATGGTCTCCCCCAGTCCTGAAGCCCCAGGAAGTCCGGAGGGCCACCCTCGCTCGAGAGAGGAGGACACGGGTTTGAAGAAGTGAAATGTCAGAGCCAGGACCGGGCTTCAGGCGCGGGTCCCTCTGCCCTGGGCCGCTGGTTCCCAGGGGGCAGGGCCGGCGGTGGCCGCAGCTGAGAGAGGAGCTGGGCTCTGCAGacagtgcccccccaccccggaccgGTGGAGTCCAGCCACACCAAGCCCTCTGGGGCATGGGCAGTTAACCCTGGGTTGTAGCCGGGGTCTGGGGAACTGGCCCGGGGATAGAAACCGGCTCTGCTTCCAGCTGGATGCAAGTCGAGGGGAAGAAAGCATCACACTGGAAGGTCAGAAGGAAGAGGGTGTAAGAGGGTGGCTCTGGCAGAGCTGGTTGGGGacgggggggagagggggacggGAGGCAGAGGTCAGGGCCATTCCCACATCTGGGCATCTGGGCCTGGGCATCGTGCCAAGTGCCCAAGAGCTTAAGCAGCCTGACCTCACCATGGCCGCACGAGGTGGGCACCGAGAGGGGGACACGTGCCCCAGGTCATCAAAGACTCAAATCCAGGAACCCCAAAGCTAGTGCTTGAGACGATATTGGggagcctccccacccctcacccattCTTTTCTCTGTGGGGAGGTGGTGAGGGCTCACAGGAGAGCGGATTCTGGAGTCCTGGATGGCTCTGCCTGGTGGGACTGGGGACAGCAGCACACGGGGACCAGCCAgccactctttccctctctagtCACAGATTGAAGACTGAGGCCTGGGCCCCACGTGGCTGAGCTGGACAGGGGGCAAACCTGTGTCCCCCCTCAAGGAGCAGGGGGCACTCGGGCCGGCCTGTGGCCACCTTGGCTACCCTGGGCTTCTGGCTTGGTGGAGGGCTCTCAGGTGTGAAGAGGGGATTCTTCGTCCAAGACTGAGGGGAGCGACCCTCGCAGCCCTGTGGCCTCTACTGGTGACTGTCCCTGCTCTTGGCCAATGGAAACTCAAGAATGCAACAACAACGTGTCTCTCCACCACATTAGCACACACGCAACTTTCCCTACGTGCTTGTACCTGCTGGGTCTGCTCTCAGGAGCCTCCTGACACAGTAGGAGAAACCCATTGGACCCCAGTGCCTTTGACCGGCCCTGGACTGGCCCTGGGATGTGGCACTTCTCACCCTTgtttgtggggggcggggggaggggaagcataGTCGTGCCTGCCTGTCATTCAGGAAATCGCATCCCTGAATGGCCAGGCCGTGTCAGAGTGGTGGGGGCACCGGGGTCCAGGTCCGGGCGGAGAAGACCTTTCCGGCAGAGGCCGGCCTTGCGCTATGTCTGGGTGACACCTGCAGTTGTCGGTGACAACTCAAGGTCATCCCACAATTCATCTGGCTTTTGCCTTTACAGGCGGTATCCAGAGGATGAAGttgaaaatacagttgacccttgaccaGCGTGGGGGTTAGGGGTGCCGACCCCCCATAtagaacttttgactcccccaaaacttaacagcCTTACTGTCGACCAGAAGCCTCACCGATAGCGTTAAGTCATcgattaacacgtattttgtataGGTATTTCAAATggtctcctggggtgcctggtggctcagtcggttgagcatctgacttcagctcaggtcgtgatcctgcggtccgtgagttcgagccccgcgtcgggctctgtgcggacagctcggagcccggagcctgcttcggattctgtgtctccctctctctctgcccctcccccgctcatgttccgcctgtctctcaaaaatgaataaacattaaaaaaaaaaaaaaaggaaaatcgtaaagaagagaaaatacgttCACAGTACTATTGTGtatcggaaaaaaaaaaagctgtgaggAATTGGGCCCGCACGTTCAGACCCGTGCTATTCAACGGTCAACTATGATTACCGGAAGTGCGGCCCTCTTTCTACTGTCCCCGCAGGAAAGGTTCCAGTGCACCCATCTCCTCCCTGACAAAGCAAAGCACAGACGTGGACAAAGAACCAACCCAGCCATCCAGGGTGCTTCAAGCTCTCAGGGCTCTGGCCTACCTACCGTTTAGGACAATTTGGCATCAACACGACTGAGTCTATCTATATGCTGGCGATGGCCCGATACTGGACCTCAGACCCACATGGCTCCAGAATTCGTcttggccaggggtggggggtgtggtggTCTTTCACTGGCGGGACGCTTATCCCCACCGGCATTCAGCCGGGAGTCATCAGACCCCAGCCAGGATGGGCAGCCACCGTGAGCCcggcagggagaggtggggggtggggtggggattttTAGCGTGTTTCTGGGCAAAATCAGTTATATGTAGGGTTGCAGGGAGGCTGAAAATCCTAGCTCATAGGTAGCGGAAAGGCTTACGGAACAAGGCTCGGCTGTAGCCTTCAGGCGGCATTACAAATCTTTCCCCCAGATTCAAAGCAGGCAGGAGGAGGAAATCGAAGGACAGAGGCGAGGATCCCAGGAAGAATTCAGTCCAGGTAAAGGGCTGACCACGGGCCCCTAGAGAGAGGTGCCTGACCATAGGCCACTGGCTAATACACTCCTATTGCAAATTTTTGATCTGCTtacaacccccccaccccccccccctgccaccGCTTAGCGCTGATGGAATTCAAATTTAACCCTGAAATCCGTAAGTTCCTAACTGGTGGTCAACAGAAACCCCAATAGAACAAGCAGAAAATATTCCCTCTTCCTCCAAAACCGTACAAGGTCAGCCACCGTCCTGGGTCAGGAAGTGGTCTTTGCAAATGTCGTTCTTTGAAAATTggcataaaatatatacaacataaaataTGCCAatttaactacttttttttttcaacgtttatttatttttgggacagagagagacagagcatgaacgggggaggggcagagagagagggagacacagaatcggaaacaggct
The Prionailurus viverrinus isolate Anna chromosome D4, UM_Priviv_1.0, whole genome shotgun sequence genome window above contains:
- the CEL gene encoding bile salt-activated lipase yields the protein MGRLELVVLGLACCLAAASAAKLGAVYTEGGFVEGVNKKLSLFGNYVDIFRGIPFAAVPRPLENPERHPGWQGTLKAKDFKKRCLQATITQDNTYGAEDCLYLNIWVPQGKKEVSRNLPVMIWIYGGAFLMGAGHGANFLSNYLYDGEEIATRGNVIVVTFNYRVGPLGFLSTGDANLPGNYGLRDQHMAIAWVKRNIAAFGGDPDNITIFGESAGGASVSLQTLSPYNKGLIRRAISQSGVALCPWVIQKNPLFWAKRIAEKVGCPLDDTARMARCLKVTDPHALTLAYKMPLAGMQYPMLHYLGFLPVVDGDFLPDDPVNLYVNTADIDYLAGTNNMDGHVFASIDMPAINKQKQEVTDEDFYKLVSGLTITKGLRGANTTFDIYTEPWALDASQETRKKTVVDFETDILFLVPTKIALAQHRANAKSAKTYTYLFSHPSRMPTYPKWVGADHADDIQYVFGKPFATPLGYRSQDRTVSKAMIAYWTNFARSGNPNMGHSAVPTHWDPYTVESDNYLEINRKIDGSSMKQHLRTNYLRYWTLTYQALPTMTGDGAPPAPPSGDSDAAPAPPSGDSDTAPAPPSGDSDAAPAPPSGDSDAAPAPPSGDSDAAPAPPSGDSDTAPAPPSGDSDAAPAPPSGDSEGVQMPAVTGF